A DNA window from Methanocorpusculum sp. contains the following coding sequences:
- the putP gene encoding sodium/proline symporter PutP, whose protein sequence is MVDWNLIGIIAAFIIYFGIMIYIGFFYMKKNKTVSDFILGGRGLHRWVTALSAEASDMSGWLLLGLPGLAYVSGLSSAGWTAIGLAIGTYLNWKLVAKRLRVYTHKAKDSLTLPEFFVNRFGDKKAYLSALSSVFIIIFFVVYTAAQFVAGGKLFNSIFGVDYTWAMLICAAIVVCYTFTGGFRAVCLTDSIQGMLMIFALVLVPIFALFMLFGSGTEAVAAMNPDMLSLFKDPSTGEFISVFVIVSGLAWAFGYFGQPHILPRFMAIEKPEEIPQARKFAMVWVIISLCAAIFIGLLGQIFFSTPLASPETVFIEMSKATLVSFLAGIVYCGILGAIMSTASSQMLVAASAISQDLYKTFFNKKASQKSLIWISRITVLIVALFAISLSLDMTSSVFGIVSFAWAGFGATFGSVILVGLFWKRMNWQGALAGILAGGVTAFLWYMLLAASTGIYEMIPGVLVSLLAIYVVTKITAPPTKEVADVFDAYVEEIGDVKT, encoded by the coding sequence GTGGTAGACTGGAATTTAATTGGAATCATTGCCGCATTTATTATATATTTCGGCATTATGATCTACATAGGCTTCTTCTATATGAAGAAGAACAAGACCGTTAGCGACTTCATTCTTGGAGGCAGAGGCCTTCACCGCTGGGTTACGGCGCTTTCGGCCGAAGCATCGGATATGAGCGGCTGGCTGCTTCTGGGTCTGCCGGGTCTTGCCTATGTATCGGGTCTTTCTTCAGCAGGATGGACCGCGATCGGCCTCGCAATCGGTACGTATCTGAACTGGAAACTCGTGGCAAAACGTCTGAGAGTTTACACCCACAAAGCAAAAGATTCGCTCACTCTTCCCGAGTTTTTTGTAAACAGATTCGGCGACAAAAAAGCATATCTTTCTGCGCTCTCTTCGGTTTTTATTATCATCTTCTTTGTTGTATACACCGCTGCACAGTTCGTTGCAGGGGGAAAACTCTTCAACTCCATCTTTGGCGTGGACTACACATGGGCAATGCTCATTTGTGCAGCGATCGTCGTGTGCTATACATTCACCGGAGGATTTAGAGCAGTATGTCTGACGGATTCCATTCAGGGAATGCTGATGATCTTCGCACTGGTCCTTGTCCCGATTTTCGCACTGTTTATGTTATTCGGTTCAGGTACTGAGGCAGTCGCAGCAATGAACCCTGACATGCTTTCACTCTTCAAAGATCCATCGACCGGAGAATTCATCTCAGTCTTTGTTATCGTATCAGGTCTTGCCTGGGCATTCGGCTACTTTGGTCAGCCGCATATCCTGCCAAGATTCATGGCGATCGAAAAACCCGAGGAGATCCCGCAGGCACGAAAGTTCGCTATGGTCTGGGTCATTATCTCCTTGTGTGCCGCGATCTTCATCGGTCTCTTAGGTCAGATCTTCTTCAGTACACCCCTCGCAAGCCCCGAGACGGTGTTCATCGAGATGAGTAAAGCGACCCTCGTCAGTTTCCTTGCAGGAATTGTCTACTGCGGTATCCTTGGTGCGATCATGAGTACCGCCTCAAGTCAGATGCTTGTGGCAGCCTCGGCAATTTCCCAGGATCTGTACAAGACGTTCTTTAACAAGAAAGCATCACAGAAATCCTTGATCTGGATATCCCGCATAACCGTTCTTATCGTTGCATTGTTTGCGATCAGTCTCTCGCTTGATATGACAAGCTCAGTCTTTGGTATCGTTTCCTTTGCCTGGGCAGGTTTTGGAGCAACATTCGGCTCAGTTATCCTAGTCGGACTGTTCTGGAAGAGAATGAACTGGCAGGGAGCTCTTGCTGGTATACTTGCAGGAGGAGTCACCGCATTCCTCTGGTATATGTTACTTGCAGCTTCCACAGGGATCTATGAGATGATCCCGGGCGTGCTCGTGAGTCTTTTAGCCATCTATGTAGTTACAAAGATCACTGCACCCCCCACAAAAGAAGTCGCCGATGTCTTTGACGCGTATGTAGAAGAGATCGGTGATGTGAAGACCTAA
- a CDS encoding type II glyceraldehyde-3-phosphate dehydrogenase yields MIKVAVNGYGTIGKRVADAVSCQPDMEIIGVSKTKPGAEAYVAKERGYPLYIADISKKDAFAKAGIQVAGSVEDMIQKADVVVDATPGGIGAGNKALYEKYQKKAVWEGGEEHELAGFSFNSSCNYDQAIGRQYARVVSCNTTGLCRIIKLIDSVFGVKKVRATMVRRGGDPGDIKRGPIDAIVLNPVTIPSHHGPDVQSILPDINIITSAMIVPTTLMHMHFINMELKNPATKEQVIELIKAHSRLGLIEKSMGITSTAELKEFTSDLLRPRGDLWENGIFAESLSVLDEGTDLYLFQAIHQEADVVVETVDCIRAMAGNVKTAMESIAITNKAVGLTAIR; encoded by the coding sequence ATGATCAAGGTCGCAGTCAATGGATATGGAACGATCGGAAAACGCGTCGCCGACGCAGTTTCCTGTCAGCCCGATATGGAAATAATCGGTGTTTCCAAAACCAAACCCGGAGCAGAAGCATACGTTGCCAAGGAGAGAGGATACCCCCTCTACATCGCAGATATCAGCAAAAAAGATGCATTCGCGAAAGCAGGAATACAGGTCGCCGGCTCGGTCGAGGATATGATCCAGAAAGCCGACGTCGTGGTCGATGCAACACCAGGAGGGATCGGTGCAGGAAACAAAGCCCTCTACGAAAAGTACCAGAAGAAAGCCGTCTGGGAAGGGGGAGAGGAGCATGAACTCGCCGGATTTTCCTTCAACTCTTCCTGCAATTATGATCAGGCGATCGGCAGACAGTATGCACGGGTCGTTTCCTGTAATACCACCGGTCTTTGCCGGATCATCAAACTCATCGACTCGGTCTTTGGTGTGAAGAAAGTCCGGGCGACCATGGTTCGCCGGGGAGGAGATCCCGGAGATATCAAACGCGGACCGATCGATGCGATCGTCCTGAATCCGGTCACCATCCCGTCCCATCACGGTCCCGATGTACAGAGCATTCTGCCCGATATCAATATCATAACCTCCGCAATGATCGTGCCAACGACCCTCATGCATATGCATTTCATCAATATGGAGCTGAAAAACCCGGCGACCAAAGAGCAGGTCATCGAGCTGATCAAAGCCCACTCCCGTCTCGGTCTTATCGAGAAGAGTATGGGTATCACGAGCACGGCAGAACTCAAGGAGTTTACCTCCGATCTGCTCCGCCCAAGGGGAGACCTTTGGGAGAACGGTATCTTTGCCGAGTCGCTCTCGGTTCTTGATGAAGGGACCGACCTCTATCTCTTCCAGGCGATCCATCAGGAAGCGGATGTCGTTGTGGAAACCGTTGACTGTATCCGGGCAATGGCTGGAAACGTTAAGACGGCGATGGAATCGATCGCGATCACGAACAAAGCAGTTGGTCTGACTGCTATCCGCTAA
- a CDS encoding histidine phosphatase family protein — protein MDLPIPSPDGTYHEFCGIPIYEKRFKTVGPFRFPGLAAVVDDSGAYHIDFSGNPIYEERYPWVGDYADDCAVVKTVGDEYFHINEEGKRIGHNNYLYAEEFSEGTAVIYRKNYGATHITTGGEMVYGDWYFDARSFKNGEALVRDEDGWLVIDKTGQEIRRTDPPDEEYPVSGIVRFIGTESPIPTILKMTEWDAAVVLVRHAEREPFTKGEPGSQKKLTTRGERAAMTFGEKLGGRPVKAYASPMFRCMHTAELILAGTGETDNVCGNTCLGDPGAYVFDDDLTRGLYVKNPTKTITLEYINTGTLLGHYPIKEGTERLLAFLKSTAFQDGISVCVTHDVFLAAFVSTLTGYDFADDWVGFLDGCILFRKKETWYLWWRGKETKL, from the coding sequence ATGGATCTGCCAATACCCAGTCCGGACGGGACCTATCACGAATTTTGCGGCATCCCTATCTATGAAAAGCGGTTCAAAACCGTCGGACCGTTCAGGTTCCCGGGTCTTGCTGCCGTAGTTGATGATTCGGGGGCTTACCACATCGATTTTTCCGGAAACCCGATTTATGAAGAACGGTATCCCTGGGTCGGGGATTATGCCGACGACTGTGCTGTGGTCAAAACGGTCGGGGATGAGTATTTCCACATCAACGAAGAGGGAAAACGGATCGGACACAACAACTATCTCTATGCAGAGGAGTTTTCCGAAGGAACGGCGGTGATTTACCGGAAAAATTACGGAGCCACGCACATCACGACCGGGGGGGAGATGGTGTACGGGGACTGGTATTTCGATGCCCGGAGTTTCAAAAACGGCGAGGCACTCGTCCGAGACGAAGACGGCTGGCTCGTTATCGACAAGACCGGGCAGGAGATCCGGCGGACCGACCCCCCGGATGAGGAGTATCCCGTTTCCGGCATCGTCAGATTTATCGGAACAGAAAGCCCGATCCCCACCATTCTAAAGATGACCGAGTGGGACGCTGCGGTCGTTCTCGTCAGGCATGCCGAGCGGGAACCGTTCACTAAGGGAGAGCCGGGTTCCCAGAAAAAACTCACGACCCGGGGCGAACGTGCCGCCATGACCTTTGGCGAAAAACTTGGAGGTCGGCCGGTCAAAGCGTACGCAAGCCCGATGTTCCGGTGCATGCATACTGCCGAACTGATCCTTGCAGGAACGGGAGAGACGGACAATGTCTGTGGAAATACGTGTTTGGGTGATCCGGGGGCATACGTTTTTGATGACGATCTGACCCGCGGCTTGTATGTGAAAAATCCGACCAAGACGATCACTCTTGAGTATATCAACACCGGCACGCTGCTCGGCCATTATCCAATCAAGGAAGGAACGGAAAGGCTTCTCGCCTTCCTAAAAAGTACAGCATTTCAGGACGGGATCTCGGTCTGCGTGACCCATGATGTGTTTCTGGCAGCATTTGTTTCGACCCTGACCGGCTATGATTTCGCGGACGACTGGGTCGGATTCCTGGACGGCTGTATTTTATTTAGGAAAAAAGAAACATGGTACCTCTGGTGGAGAGGTAAGGAGACAAAATTATGA
- a CDS encoding VOC family protein, with protein sequence MKFICPLIVVDDIEASKKFYTGILGQEITMDFGANVTFAESFAIQSKSSWTGFIEKPDSEIRYQGNDAELYFEEEEFDAFVERLKTYEVKYVHQVIEHAWGQRVVRFYDPDMHIIEVGESMVTVCRRFRGQDMTVEEIAKRTMFPEEVVEMFLEEE encoded by the coding sequence ATGAAGTTTATTTGCCCATTAATCGTCGTTGATGATATCGAAGCATCAAAGAAGTTTTATACCGGGATCCTTGGTCAGGAGATAACCATGGATTTCGGCGCAAACGTCACGTTTGCCGAATCGTTCGCCATTCAGTCGAAGAGTTCCTGGACAGGGTTTATCGAGAAACCTGATTCCGAGATCCGGTATCAGGGAAATGATGCCGAACTCTACTTCGAGGAGGAGGAGTTCGACGCATTTGTGGAACGCCTTAAGACGTATGAGGTGAAGTACGTCCATCAGGTGATCGAACATGCCTGGGGTCAGAGGGTCGTCAGATTCTATGATCCGGATATGCACATCATCGAGGTCGGCGAGAGTATGGTGACCGTCTGCCGCAGGTTCCGTGGACAGGATATGACCGTTGAGGAGATCGCGAAAAGAACGATGTTCCCTGAAGAGGTCGTGGAGATGTTCCTGGAAGAGGAATAA
- a CDS encoding tyrosine--tRNA ligase — MDAYELVTRNTAEIVTEDELRALLNKPTKRVYTGYEPSGEIHLGHLVTINKLMDMKAAGFDVVVLIANLHAYLNRKGTFEQIKELSDYNKACIEAVGLKGAEFVLGTDVQLTPKYQTEVLTLCQQITLNRATRSMDEVGRAMDNPMVSQMVYPVMQVVDIPTLNVDAAVGGIDQRKIHMLAREHLPTLGYKPPVCIHTPIVNGLDGEKMSSSKGNVISVADSPEDIKKKMKKAFCPPETEGNPILQIFQYNVFPRIDTVAIRRPEKFGGDLEFHSYAELETAYAGGKVHPMDLKAACGDSLAELLADAYAYVQSYKN, encoded by the coding sequence ATGGACGCATACGAACTCGTCACCCGAAATACGGCTGAGATCGTCACCGAAGACGAACTCAGAGCTTTGTTGAACAAACCAACAAAACGGGTCTATACCGGTTATGAACCAAGCGGCGAGATTCACCTCGGTCACCTGGTGACCATCAATAAACTGATGGATATGAAAGCAGCAGGGTTTGACGTCGTGGTATTGATCGCAAACCTGCACGCCTATCTGAACAGAAAAGGAACCTTCGAACAGATCAAAGAGCTTTCCGACTACAACAAAGCCTGCATCGAGGCGGTCGGTCTCAAAGGTGCGGAGTTTGTTCTCGGAACTGATGTCCAGCTCACGCCGAAGTATCAGACCGAAGTGCTGACCCTCTGTCAGCAGATCACCCTGAACCGTGCCACCCGCAGTATGGACGAGGTCGGCCGTGCGATGGACAACCCGATGGTTTCCCAGATGGTCTACCCGGTCATGCAGGTCGTCGACATCCCGACCCTCAACGTCGATGCAGCGGTCGGAGGGATCGACCAGAGAAAGATCCACATGCTCGCCCGCGAACACCTCCCGACCCTCGGATACAAACCCCCGGTATGTATCCACACGCCGATCGTAAACGGTCTCGACGGTGAGAAGATGTCCTCCTCGAAAGGAAATGTGATCTCGGTCGCAGACTCCCCCGAAGATATCAAAAAGAAGATGAAGAAGGCATTCTGCCCGCCGGAGACGGAAGGAAACCCGATCCTGCAGATCTTCCAGTACAACGTCTTCCCGAGGATCGATACGGTCGCGATCCGCCGCCCGGAAAAATTCGGCGGGGATCTGGAGTTCCACAGCTATGCAGAACTCGAGACGGCGTATGCCGGCGGAAAGGTCCACCCGATGGATCTGAAAGCTGCATGCGGCGATTCCCTGGCTGAGTTACTCGCGGATGCCTACGCATACGTTCAGAGCTATAAAAACTAA
- a CDS encoding aminoglycoside phosphotransferase family protein, producing the protein MPIEIPDYTFTEITPILKGWSDDTKYRVRTDDGRELLLRLSAADKYDRKKEEFEALKTIESKGIPASKPVEFGRCSDTTSYMLLTWTEGKAADEILPLLSKEEQYNIGIKTGILQKRLNSIPAPEDMKPWDLRFGKKLDWKCERYLECGIRFEHDDRMLAFIEEHRHLIQNRPQSFQHGDFHCGNIIIDEEGDPCIIDFNRIDYGDPWEEFNRIVWCAKKSSYFAAGRIDGYFDGSVPQEFWDLLLLYISSNTLSSIPWSIPFGQKEVETAVEMAKEVLLWYDDMKTSVPLWYVEAKKGRE; encoded by the coding sequence ATGCCGATTGAGATACCCGACTATACGTTCACAGAAATAACGCCGATCCTCAAAGGCTGGTCCGACGATACAAAATATCGTGTCAGAACAGACGACGGCCGGGAACTTTTGCTTCGTTTGTCTGCCGCAGACAAATACGACCGAAAAAAAGAGGAGTTCGAGGCTCTCAAAACGATAGAATCGAAAGGGATTCCTGCATCAAAACCTGTGGAATTCGGAAGATGCAGCGATACTACATCGTACATGCTTCTTACCTGGACAGAGGGAAAAGCGGCAGATGAAATTCTGCCTCTTCTTTCAAAAGAGGAGCAGTATAATATAGGGATAAAGACCGGGATTTTGCAGAAACGGCTGAATTCAATTCCGGCACCTGAGGATATGAAACCCTGGGATCTGCGGTTTGGAAAAAAACTCGACTGGAAATGCGAGCGGTATCTTGAATGCGGCATCCGTTTCGAGCATGACGATCGGATGCTTGCCTTCATCGAAGAGCACAGACATCTGATACAAAACCGGCCGCAGTCTTTTCAGCACGGGGATTTTCACTGCGGAAATATCATCATCGATGAGGAGGGGGACCCTTGTATAATCGATTTCAACCGGATCGACTACGGCGATCCCTGGGAAGAGTTCAACCGGATCGTGTGGTGTGCAAAGAAAAGCAGCTATTTTGCGGCAGGACGGATCGACGGATATTTTGACGGATCCGTCCCGCAGGAATTCTGGGATCTGCTTCTGTTATACATAAGCAGCAATACGCTTTCCTCGATCCCCTGGTCGATACCTTTTGGCCAAAAAGAGGTAGAAACAGCAGTAGAAATGGCAAAAGAGGTCCTTCTCTGGTATGATGATATGAAAACTTCCGTTCCCCTCTGGTATGTGGAGGCAAAAAAGGGACGGGAGTAA
- a CDS encoding flavodoxin family protein: MKITVIYGTSRTEKSSTYNIAKQFLAELADGDQVTEFHLPKDMPAFCTGCFNCFSDTTTCPHYKYIQPIEEAMQNADLIIITAPVYVFHVPGQVKALLDHFGCRWMGHKPNPQMFRKQALVIITAARAGMRSAGKDVQDSFDWWGVGRTYSFKNAVLAGDWTEVTDKSRAAFAQEVKKTARKIRRQQGAGPRLKVRMLFYLMRFVQKKYRFIESDAAYWEENGWFDGKNPGS; encoded by the coding sequence ATGAAAATCACCGTCATCTACGGAACGAGCCGTACGGAAAAATCCAGTACGTATAACATCGCCAAACAGTTCCTGGCTGAACTCGCAGACGGCGATCAAGTCACCGAATTCCATTTGCCGAAGGACATGCCGGCATTCTGCACCGGATGCTTCAACTGTTTTTCCGACACCACAACATGTCCTCACTACAAATATATCCAGCCAATTGAGGAGGCAATGCAGAATGCGGATCTGATCATTATCACTGCTCCCGTGTATGTGTTCCATGTGCCCGGCCAGGTCAAGGCACTCTTAGACCACTTCGGTTGTCGGTGGATGGGACACAAGCCAAACCCGCAGATGTTTCGCAAACAGGCACTTGTTATTATAACGGCCGCAAGAGCCGGTATGCGGAGTGCAGGAAAGGATGTTCAGGATTCCTTTGACTGGTGGGGAGTCGGGCGGACCTACAGTTTCAAAAATGCGGTCCTGGCGGGAGACTGGACAGAGGTCACCGACAAGAGCAGAGCGGCGTTTGCACAAGAAGTCAAGAAGACAGCCCGAAAAATTCGAAGACAGCAGGGAGCCGGCCCCCGGCTCAAAGTCAGGATGCTCTTCTATCTGATGAGATTCGTGCAGAAAAAATACCGCTTTATTGAATCTGATGCAGCGTACTGGGAAGAAAACGGCTGGTTTGACGGGAAAAACCCTGGTAGCTGA
- a CDS encoding MBL fold metallo-hydrolase: protein MKLTVLVDNNTFIDKYFYGEPGLSFYIEDGTEKILLDTGYSNLFIRNAKKLGIDLSALTKVVISHGHDDHTGGLPHLLEHFDTSSFEVITHPDTFAEKRRGDLLTGSPVSEETMREKTRLHLSKDPIKISDHITFLGQIPITQEFEQRPEMDTRKTPEGYVPDFILEDSALVFETDAGIYIITGCSHAGICNICAYAKELFKKPILGIIGGWHMKKMDERAEKTIRFMKNEGISEMYPCHCTSFAVKAAVHQVIPVHEVGVGLKIEW from the coding sequence ATGAAACTCACGGTACTCGTCGACAATAACACCTTCATCGATAAATATTTTTACGGAGAGCCGGGGCTTTCCTTCTATATCGAAGATGGAACGGAGAAGATCCTGCTCGATACGGGCTACTCCAATCTCTTCATCAGGAATGCAAAAAAACTCGGGATCGATCTTTCGGCCCTTACAAAGGTCGTGATCTCGCACGGACACGACGACCACACCGGCGGCCTGCCGCATCTGCTGGAACATTTCGACACTTCGTCGTTTGAAGTGATCACCCATCCGGATACCTTTGCCGAGAAACGCCGGGGCGATCTGCTGACGGGATCTCCCGTCTCCGAAGAGACGATGCGGGAAAAAACCCGTCTGCATCTCTCGAAGGATCCGATCAAAATCAGCGATCATATAACGTTCCTTGGGCAGATCCCTATCACCCAGGAATTCGAACAGAGACCGGAGATGGATACGCGAAAAACGCCGGAGGGATACGTCCCGGACTTTATCTTAGAGGATTCGGCTCTTGTCTTTGAAACGGATGCCGGCATCTATATTATTACGGGCTGTTCGCATGCCGGGATATGTAATATCTGTGCGTATGCAAAAGAGCTGTTCAAGAAACCGATCCTCGGGATCATCGGCGGCTGGCATATGAAAAAGATGGATGAGCGTGCGGAGAAGACGATCCGATTTATGAAAAACGAGGGGATCTCTGAGATGTATCCCTGCCACTGTACCTCGTTTGCGGTAAAAGCAGCGGTCCATCAGGTGATCCCGGTCCATGAAGTGGGTGTCGGGCTGAAGATCGAGTGGTGA
- a CDS encoding DNA adenine methylase, protein MNLKEFDDIKYNNKYKNSLNSLSPYIGRLRYECAGYLIDQYAQPDELIFDPFCGSGTVLLEGWAKGYNVMGNDLNYYAYVLTMGKLYPYHTEIEACVALDKYNNRITKKASEINLDVIPEWVQSFYHPQTLREIIAWTYYLRQHKEWFLLACLMGILHHQRPGFLSYPSSHGVPYLRTKKYPRENYPEMYSYRNVYEKLNAKVKRSYKFVPNLDFSKERIVYNKNSASMKIKQDRIGTIITSPPYMKSLTYARDNRLRLWFLGKDDWNSLDQKISPQGNEFILMMKQCIKKWSEHQISGDTCVVVLGDINIQYKNQKMPLAEMLTEISSKKYRLVEAFYDSMPEAKKQIKGKDLVKREIITVLERL, encoded by the coding sequence ATGAATCTGAAAGAATTTGATGATATAAAATATAATAATAAATATAAAAATTCTCTTAATTCTTTATCACCATATATAGGGAGACTTCGTTATGAGTGTGCAGGTTATTTAATTGATCAATATGCACAACCCGATGAATTAATATTTGATCCTTTTTGTGGTAGTGGAACAGTATTACTTGAAGGTTGGGCTAAAGGTTACAATGTAATGGGCAATGACCTTAATTATTATGCTTATGTACTAACTATGGGTAAATTATATCCATATCATACAGAAATAGAAGCATGTGTAGCGCTTGATAAATATAATAATCGAATAACCAAAAAAGCAAGTGAAATAAATTTGGATGTTATTCCTGAATGGGTACAATCATTTTACCACCCTCAAACACTTCGGGAAATAATTGCCTGGACGTATTATCTCAGACAACATAAGGAATGGTTCCTGCTAGCTTGTCTCATGGGTATTTTGCATCACCAACGTCCGGGATTTTTGTCATATCCCTCAAGTCACGGGGTACCTTATTTACGTACAAAAAAATACCCTCGGGAAAATTACCCGGAAATGTATTCATATAGGAATGTTTACGAAAAACTCAACGCAAAGGTAAAACGTAGTTATAAATTTGTACCTAATTTGGATTTTTCAAAAGAGCGCATTGTTTATAACAAAAATTCTGCATCAATGAAGATTAAGCAAGACAGAATTGGCACAATAATTACAAGTCCTCCATATATGAAATCACTAACATACGCACGTGATAATCGCTTGAGATTGTGGTTTTTAGGGAAAGACGATTGGAATTCGTTAGATCAAAAAATATCTCCACAAGGGAATGAATTTATCTTAATGATGAAGCAATGTATCAAAAAATGGTCTGAACATCAAATTTCTGGTGATACCTGCGTAGTTGTTCTTGGAGATATAAATATTCAATATAAAAATCAAAAAATGCCGCTGGCTGAAATGTTAACGGAAATTTCCTCAAAAAAATATCGTTTGGTTGAAGCATTTTATGATTCTATGCCCGAAGCAAAGAAACAGATTAAAGGTAAAGATTTAGTAAAAAGAGAGATAATTACTGTCTTAGAGAGATTGTGA